Proteins encoded together in one Aureibacillus halotolerans window:
- a CDS encoding ThiF family adenylyltransferase produces MESRYARQECWPGIGLAGQERIRSKHVVIIGCGALGSANAEALTRAGIGTLTIVDRDYVEYSNLQRQQLFTEEDARREVPKVIAARQKLVQINSEVVIHAHVMEATATTLPDILEGVDVVVDATDNLDTRLLLNDLLQQMEIPWVFGSCAGSTGMSYTILPGQTPCFHCLFGSTGGGATCGSMGIIGPAVQMVVAHQTTEVLKLLVEATSALRSSLVTFDLWGNRYHQFNMQQARQETCPSCGKKRTYPYLRKRPMKATVLCGRETVLIRRGEAVDLSMLRTKLLDMVTSENEFFLTTVYNQMRLVFFRDGRTLVHGTSSVTEAKRAYYQLLG; encoded by the coding sequence ATGGAAAGTCGTTACGCGAGACAGGAGTGCTGGCCTGGCATTGGCCTCGCTGGCCAAGAGCGTATTCGTTCGAAGCATGTCGTGATTATTGGGTGCGGCGCGCTTGGATCAGCAAATGCGGAAGCGCTCACGCGTGCAGGAATTGGCACGCTTACGATTGTGGACAGGGATTACGTCGAATACAGCAATCTCCAGCGACAGCAGCTTTTTACGGAAGAGGATGCTAGAAGAGAAGTGCCAAAAGTCATTGCGGCGAGACAGAAATTGGTCCAGATCAATTCTGAAGTAGTGATTCATGCGCATGTGATGGAAGCAACAGCGACTACCTTGCCGGACATTTTGGAAGGAGTCGATGTCGTCGTCGATGCCACCGACAATCTTGACACACGGCTGCTCTTAAACGACCTGTTGCAGCAAATGGAGATTCCGTGGGTGTTCGGGTCCTGTGCAGGCAGTACTGGCATGAGCTACACTATTCTGCCTGGTCAAACGCCGTGTTTCCATTGTTTGTTTGGTTCAACAGGCGGAGGAGCAACCTGTGGGTCAATGGGTATCATTGGACCAGCCGTACAAATGGTGGTCGCCCATCAGACGACAGAAGTATTGAAGCTCCTCGTCGAAGCTACGTCGGCGCTTCGTTCAAGCTTAGTGACGTTCGACCTTTGGGGGAATCGCTATCATCAATTTAATATGCAGCAGGCTCGTCAGGAAACATGCCCTTCTTGTGGGAAAAAACGAACGTATCCTTATTTGCGAAAACGCCCGATGAAAGCGACGGTGCTGTGCGGCAGAGAGACGGTTCTGATTCGGCGAGGTGAGGCGGTTGACTTAAGTATGCTACGAACAAAACTTCTTGATATGGTGACGAGCGAGAATGAGTTTTTTTTGACCACGGTTTACAATCAAATGCGCCTTGTTTTTTTCAGAGATGGACGCACACTAGTTCACGGCACAAGCTCCGTCACAGAAGCAAAGCGTGCTTACTATCAGTTATTGGGGTGA
- the narI gene encoding respiratory nitrate reductase subunit gamma, whose product METLLWGVFPYIVATIFIGGHLYRYQKDQMGWTTKSSELLEKRRLRVGSLLFHWGLMVVFGGHVMGLLIPIGVYESLGVSEHTYHLMAIIFGLPAGIATIIGVALLTYRRFSVKRLRATSTPSDWVTLILLLLVIGTGLLATTFNVDSHGFDYRTTIAPWLRGLFIFRVDPSLMATVPIWFKIHIFMTFVLYSAWPFTRLVHAFSFPIHYLSRSYVIYKRKADVR is encoded by the coding sequence ATGGAAACACTATTGTGGGGTGTGTTCCCGTACATCGTAGCAACGATCTTTATAGGAGGCCATCTTTATCGCTACCAGAAGGATCAAATGGGATGGACGACAAAATCGAGTGAATTATTGGAGAAACGTAGACTAAGAGTCGGCTCACTGCTTTTCCATTGGGGGTTAATGGTCGTATTTGGCGGTCATGTCATGGGTCTGCTCATACCGATTGGAGTGTATGAATCTTTAGGTGTGTCTGAGCATACGTACCACCTCATGGCGATCATCTTCGGATTGCCAGCGGGAATTGCAACAATCATCGGTGTGGCACTGTTGACGTATAGAAGATTTAGTGTCAAGCGATTACGGGCCACATCAACGCCATCGGATTGGGTCACGTTGATCCTGTTGCTGCTCGTTATCGGTACGGGTCTGCTCGCGACAACGTTCAATGTCGATTCACACGGCTTTGATTATCGGACGACAATTGCCCCGTGGCTGCGCGGCTTGTTTATCTTCCGTGTTGACCCGTCGTTGATGGCAACTGTACCGATTTGGTTCAAGATTCATATTTTCATGACTTTCGTTTTGTATAGTGCCTGGCCGTTTACGAGATTGGTGCATGCGTTTAGCTTCCCGATCCATTACCTGTCAAGAAGCTATGTGATTTATAAGCGGAAAGCGGATGTAAGGTAG
- the moaA gene encoding GTP 3',8-cyclase MoaA: protein MAILTDKLGRPLQDLRISVIDRCNLRCTYCMPRDVFGKEFVFMPKEQLLSFEEIVRLAKLFLSLGVKKIRLTGGEPLLRKDFPELVRQLAKLPGLKDIGLTTNGVLLGAMAEELKQAGLKRVNVSLDALDKDVLCTINDTNVGPERIITNMKKAEEAGLEVKVNMVVMKGKNEHEVLPMAEFFRNEGITLRFIEFMDVGQTNGWMYDKVVTKKDMYEMLNERFGLEQVESKDRSEVAKRYRYKGTDVEVGFITSVSESFCSSCSRARVAADGKLYNCLFASGGLDLREWLRNGATDDDIREVLIQSWQQRTDRYSDERTEATARTRKKIEMSYIGG from the coding sequence ATGGCGATACTTACGGATAAGCTCGGGCGACCTTTACAGGACTTGCGTATCTCTGTGATTGATCGGTGTAATTTACGGTGTACGTACTGCATGCCTCGTGACGTGTTCGGAAAAGAGTTTGTGTTTATGCCCAAGGAGCAACTGTTGTCCTTTGAAGAAATTGTGCGTTTGGCAAAATTGTTTCTTTCTCTTGGCGTGAAGAAAATTAGGCTGACCGGCGGGGAGCCACTCCTGCGAAAAGACTTTCCAGAGCTTGTTCGGCAGTTGGCAAAGCTGCCGGGCTTAAAAGACATTGGCCTGACGACGAACGGTGTGCTTCTTGGCGCTATGGCAGAAGAACTAAAACAGGCTGGACTGAAACGGGTGAATGTCAGTTTAGATGCCTTGGACAAAGATGTGCTTTGTACGATCAACGATACAAATGTAGGTCCGGAGCGGATAATTACGAATATGAAGAAGGCGGAAGAGGCTGGGCTAGAGGTTAAGGTGAACATGGTCGTTATGAAGGGCAAAAATGAGCATGAAGTGTTGCCGATGGCTGAGTTTTTCCGTAATGAGGGGATTACACTTCGGTTTATTGAGTTCATGGACGTCGGGCAAACCAATGGCTGGATGTACGACAAAGTGGTCACAAAAAAGGACATGTACGAGATGCTCAATGAACGTTTCGGATTGGAACAAGTCGAATCAAAGGATCGCAGCGAAGTGGCGAAACGCTACCGGTACAAAGGGACCGACGTCGAGGTCGGTTTTATCACCTCTGTATCGGAATCGTTCTGCTCAAGCTGCTCAAGAGCGCGGGTCGCTGCGGACGGAAAGCTATACAACTGTCTATTCGCCTCTGGTGGGCTAGATCTTCGGGAATGGCTTCGCAACGGGGCAACGGATGATGACATACGAGAGGTGCTCATTCAGTCGTGGCAGCAGCGAACCGATCGTTACTCGGATGAGCGGACAGAAGCTACCGCCCGGACAAGGAAGAAAATTGAAATGTCCTATATTGGCGGTTAA
- the mobB gene encoding molybdopterin-guanine dinucleotide biosynthesis protein B, translating to MQVLQVVGYKNSGKTTLVAKLVELFTKAGHRVGALKHHGHGGQPVGWVDTDSAKQSAAGALLSGVEGDGILQLAATAWDLDTLIELYRFATIELLIVEGYKEADYPKIVLIRNQEDLPLLTSVTNCKAIVSAIPLEEKPSCAVYSYEEMDHWVASVDIAHLNRAMFAIDLLF from the coding sequence GTGCAGGTGCTGCAAGTCGTTGGATACAAAAATAGTGGAAAAACAACGCTGGTCGCGAAGTTGGTCGAGTTATTTACCAAAGCAGGCCATCGTGTAGGGGCGCTGAAGCATCACGGTCATGGTGGGCAGCCTGTCGGATGGGTGGACACAGACAGCGCAAAGCAATCTGCCGCTGGTGCCCTATTGTCAGGGGTAGAAGGCGACGGAATTTTACAGCTGGCTGCAACTGCTTGGGACCTGGATACGCTTATTGAGTTGTATCGATTCGCTACCATAGAGCTGTTGATTGTGGAGGGGTACAAGGAGGCAGATTATCCGAAAATTGTCTTGATCCGTAACCAGGAAGACCTTCCGCTTTTGACATCCGTAACGAATTGTAAAGCAATCGTTTCAGCAATCCCCTTGGAGGAAAAGCCTTCCTGTGCAGTCTACAGCTATGAAGAAATGGACCACTGGGTTGCTTCAGTTGATATTGCACACCTCAATCGGGCAATGTTCGCAATTGATTTGCTGTTTTAA
- the narJ gene encoding nitrate reductase molybdenum cofactor assembly chaperone gives MHMTFQMMSYLLRYPDEDLQAALPDIRDFCTRMKEESVQDSLLTFLDEVEKRDLDQLTDHYIGHFDFGRLTNLYVTYLKLGEQRERGVELLKLKMMYEENGFSLTEKDLPDYLPLMLEFCAHAPEKARTELLQMHGNAIDEIRNKLAEQSSYYAVLLDALFHLMEAQGVEIERQVS, from the coding sequence ATGCATATGACGTTCCAGATGATGTCCTATCTTTTGCGTTATCCAGATGAAGATCTGCAAGCTGCTCTACCGGACATTCGCGATTTTTGCACGAGAATGAAGGAAGAAAGCGTCCAAGACAGCCTATTGACGTTCCTAGACGAAGTGGAAAAACGCGACTTAGATCAGTTAACAGATCATTATATTGGGCATTTTGATTTCGGTCGGTTAACAAATTTATATGTCACGTATCTCAAGCTTGGGGAGCAACGGGAGCGGGGGGTGGAGCTGCTGAAGCTGAAGATGATGTATGAAGAAAACGGCTTTTCCCTGACAGAGAAAGATTTGCCGGATTATCTGCCCCTCATGCTTGAATTTTGTGCTCATGCCCCGGAAAAAGCACGCACGGAGCTGCTGCAAATGCACGGAAATGCCATTGACGAGATTCGCAACAAACTTGCTGAACAAAGCAGCTATTATGCCGTGTTACTGGATGCATTGTTTCATTTAATGGAGGCGCAAGGTGTGGAGATCGAACGGCAGGTCAGTTGA
- the narH gene encoding nitrate reductase subunit beta, whose translation MKIKAQVGMVMNLDKCIGCHTCSVTCKNTWTNRPGAEYMYFNNVETKPGIGYPKQWEDQEKYKGGWELKGDELRLKSGSKTNRLLNLFHNPDLPELDDYYEPWTYDYETLTTSKERKHQSVARAKSTITGEFMDLEWGPNWEDDLAGGHVTGLRDPNVLKMEESIKTEFEDVFMMYLPRICEHCINPSCVSSCPSGAMYKRDEDGIVLVDQNACRAWRHCVSSCPYKKVYFNWQTNKAEKCTMCFPRIENGQPTICSETCVGRIRYIGVMLYDADRVLEAASATDEKDLYHTQLGIFLDPNDPKVIQQAKEDGIPMDWIEAAQQSPLYKMIIDWKIALPLHPEYRTMPMVWYIPPLSPVMNMIEGKGSSADTADIFPAIDQMRIPIEYLANLLTAGDTDHIRSVLKKMAVMRSYMRADTIGKAFDTTLLKDLSLTEDDIREMYRLLAIAKYKDRFVIPHSHKEEVTDLYAMQGSCGLDFAGGPGGCGVLK comes from the coding sequence TTGAAGATTAAAGCGCAAGTCGGCATGGTGATGAACCTGGACAAATGCATCGGTTGTCACACATGCAGTGTTACGTGTAAAAATACGTGGACGAATCGCCCAGGTGCGGAGTATATGTACTTTAATAATGTGGAAACCAAACCGGGGATCGGGTACCCGAAGCAATGGGAAGATCAGGAGAAGTACAAAGGGGGATGGGAGCTAAAAGGCGACGAGTTGCGTTTGAAATCGGGATCAAAGACAAATCGTTTGCTGAATTTGTTCCACAACCCTGATTTGCCAGAGCTGGATGATTATTATGAACCATGGACGTATGACTATGAAACATTGACGACGAGCAAGGAGCGAAAACACCAGTCTGTTGCCCGTGCCAAGTCAACGATCACTGGCGAATTCATGGACTTGGAATGGGGGCCAAACTGGGAGGATGACTTGGCTGGCGGACACGTGACGGGTTTGCGTGATCCAAACGTCCTCAAGATGGAGGAATCGATTAAGACGGAGTTCGAGGATGTGTTTATGATGTACTTGCCGCGAATTTGTGAGCATTGCATCAATCCATCCTGTGTGTCGTCCTGTCCTTCAGGCGCAATGTATAAGCGTGATGAAGATGGCATTGTCCTTGTCGATCAGAACGCCTGTCGTGCATGGCGCCACTGTGTCTCTTCTTGTCCTTATAAAAAAGTGTACTTCAATTGGCAGACGAACAAAGCAGAAAAATGCACGATGTGTTTTCCGCGCATTGAGAACGGCCAACCGACAATTTGTTCCGAAACGTGCGTAGGCAGAATTCGTTATATCGGCGTGATGCTCTATGATGCAGATCGGGTGCTAGAAGCGGCCTCTGCGACGGATGAGAAGGACCTTTATCATACACAGCTTGGCATTTTCCTTGATCCAAACGATCCGAAGGTCATTCAGCAGGCGAAGGAGGACGGGATTCCAATGGATTGGATTGAAGCGGCCCAGCAATCACCTCTCTACAAGATGATCATTGATTGGAAGATTGCCTTGCCGCTCCATCCGGAATACCGAACGATGCCGATGGTGTGGTATATCCCGCCACTTAGTCCGGTCATGAACATGATCGAGGGCAAAGGCAGCTCCGCCGATACAGCCGATATTTTCCCGGCGATTGATCAGATGCGGATTCCGATTGAATACCTCGCGAATTTGCTGACGGCAGGAGATACGGATCATATCCGCTCAGTGCTGAAAAAAATGGCGGTCATGCGGAGCTATATGCGGGCCGATACGATTGGAAAAGCATTTGATACAACCTTGCTAAAGGATCTCTCTTTAACGGAGGATGACATTCGGGAGATGTACCGACTGCTCGCCATCGCTAAATACAAAGATCGGTTTGTCATTCCACATAGCCATAAAGAAGAAGTGACTGATTTATACGCGATGCAAGGCAGCTGTGGTCTTGACTTTGCGGGTGGTCCTGGTGGCTGTGGCGTCTTGAAATAA
- the moaD gene encoding molybdopterin converting factor subunit 1: protein MIKILFFAQMQETIGVPSINMELQDNTVGELKERLTETYPSLFASQMAMVAVNENYATEETVIQSGDTIAFIPPVSGG, encoded by the coding sequence GTGATTAAAATTCTGTTTTTCGCACAGATGCAGGAGACGATTGGTGTTCCCTCGATCAACATGGAGCTACAGGATAATACCGTAGGCGAGCTAAAAGAACGTTTGACTGAAACTTACCCATCATTGTTTGCATCTCAAATGGCCATGGTGGCGGTCAATGAAAACTACGCGACAGAGGAGACAGTCATTCAGTCCGGTGACACGATTGCCTTTATTCCGCCGGTTAGTGGGGGGTGA
- a CDS encoding MogA/MoaB family molybdenum cofactor biosynthesis protein, with protein MKTSTHRVVHCAVVTISDTRTTDTDSSGGAMLQMLENAGHAVTQYTIVPDEHERIVLALSTALEDPDVQIILMNGGTGISPRDVTVETVQPLFDKELVGFGELFRMLSYHEEIGSASLLSRATAGVINNKVVFCTPGSTKAVKLAMERLILPELVHLINEIEKGGTKNE; from the coding sequence ATGAAGACGTCTACGCACCGAGTCGTTCATTGCGCTGTAGTGACCATCAGTGACACAAGGACGACAGACACCGATAGTAGTGGCGGTGCCATGTTGCAAATGCTTGAGAATGCCGGGCATGCGGTGACTCAATACACCATTGTACCCGACGAACACGAGCGAATTGTTCTGGCGCTCTCGACGGCGTTGGAAGACCCAGACGTGCAAATCATTTTGATGAATGGTGGGACTGGCATTTCCCCTAGAGATGTGACCGTAGAAACGGTGCAGCCTTTGTTTGATAAGGAGCTTGTCGGGTTTGGTGAACTCTTTCGAATGCTTAGCTATCACGAGGAGATCGGGTCAGCCAGCCTTCTGTCACGAGCAACGGCGGGTGTGATCAACAATAAGGTCGTCTTTTGCACACCGGGATCGACGAAAGCGGTCAAGCTTGCCATGGAACGATTAATTCTTCCAGAGCTTGTTCATTTAATCAATGAAATTGAAAAGGGAGGAACTAAAAATGAATAA
- the modA gene encoding molybdate ABC transporter substrate-binding protein — protein MNKRRWGCMILIVMLLLTACGQATGSSEGQEVELTISAAASLQDSLEEIKSLYEKEHPNVQLNFNFGGSGALQQQISKGAPVDLFFSAAQDKFEVLEEEGKMSSDHSVELLQNELVLIVPKESELEIESLEDATEVETFAIGTPETVPAGAYAKETFTAMQLWEEIEPYVVFTKDVRQVLQYVETGNAEAGMVYKTDALSSDSVEVAASAPADTHTPIVYPVGVTEDAPNKETAIEFYEFLQTDEALEVFQDDGFTVS, from the coding sequence ATGAATAAACGTCGTTGGGGTTGTATGATTCTGATTGTTATGCTTTTGCTTACGGCCTGTGGCCAAGCGACCGGTAGCTCTGAAGGACAAGAAGTGGAGCTCACTATTTCCGCAGCTGCGAGCTTGCAAGATTCGTTGGAGGAGATTAAGTCCTTATACGAAAAAGAGCATCCAAATGTACAGCTGAATTTTAATTTTGGCGGATCAGGAGCTCTTCAGCAGCAAATCAGCAAAGGCGCGCCAGTAGATCTGTTTTTCTCCGCAGCGCAAGATAAATTCGAGGTACTTGAGGAAGAAGGCAAAATGTCGTCTGACCATTCGGTAGAGCTACTTCAGAACGAGCTCGTGCTTATTGTTCCAAAAGAAAGTGAGTTGGAGATTGAGAGCTTAGAGGATGCGACAGAGGTAGAAACGTTTGCCATCGGTACGCCGGAAACGGTTCCCGCTGGTGCTTATGCCAAGGAGACATTTACGGCTATGCAGCTTTGGGAAGAGATTGAGCCTTATGTTGTGTTTACGAAAGACGTGCGGCAAGTATTGCAGTATGTCGAGACAGGCAATGCCGAGGCAGGGATGGTGTATAAAACCGATGCACTCTCTTCTGACAGTGTAGAAGTTGCTGCATCTGCTCCGGCAGACACTCATACGCCAATCGTTTATCCCGTCGGTGTCACCGAGGATGCACCGAACAAAGAAACAGCGATCGAATTCTATGAATTTCTCCAAACAGACGAAGCCCTAGAGGTTTTCCAGGATGATGGATTCACTGTCTCCTGA
- a CDS encoding molybdenum cofactor biosynthesis protein MoaE, producing MTSEMHEVTSEPLQLEHVIRKVESPAAGAITTFIGTVREWTKGRRTIYLEYQAYVPMAVAMLEQIGHEVNTRWPGTKVAISHRIGSLNIGEAAVIIAVSSPHRRVAYEANAYAIERIKDMVPIWKKEHWENGEKWIGNQAGTVVYPDGQPEKEMKQT from the coding sequence ATGACGAGCGAGATGCATGAAGTAACGAGCGAGCCGCTGCAGTTGGAGCACGTCATTAGAAAAGTGGAGAGCCCGGCAGCTGGAGCGATAACGACTTTTATCGGTACAGTCCGTGAATGGACGAAAGGCAGACGAACGATTTATCTCGAATACCAAGCGTATGTGCCAATGGCTGTTGCGATGCTTGAGCAGATTGGTCATGAGGTTAACACGAGATGGCCAGGAACCAAAGTGGCCATCTCACATCGGATTGGCTCGTTGAACATAGGTGAGGCTGCCGTCATCATCGCTGTTTCTTCGCCACATCGGCGTGTGGCATATGAGGCAAATGCCTATGCGATTGAGCGAATTAAAGACATGGTGCCCATTTGGAAGAAGGAGCATTGGGAGAATGGGGAAAAATGGATTGGAAATCAGGCAGGTACCGTCGTCTACCCAGATGGCCAACCTGAAAAGGAGATGAAACAGACGTGA
- the mobA gene encoding molybdenum cofactor guanylyltransferase → MKLNVMGVVLAGGLSSRFGSPKPFAKTQGKFFYEFAVEAISSLVDETIVVTNEGLQDQFINRGVSCLVDVSMFRQQGPLAGLYTAMEHREADWYIVVPSDLPRMTTAVFTELKANACPSCDAIIPMVNEVAEPLVGLYAAQVKPVIKRQLKGGKRSVHKMLNELRVRYVRFDDAEAFQNINTPADYECMERED, encoded by the coding sequence ATGAAGCTCAACGTTATGGGTGTCGTTCTCGCTGGGGGCTTGTCCAGCCGATTTGGTTCTCCTAAGCCATTTGCAAAGACGCAAGGCAAGTTCTTTTACGAATTTGCGGTTGAGGCGATTTCCTCACTGGTGGATGAAACGATCGTCGTAACGAATGAAGGGTTGCAAGACCAATTCATAAACAGAGGGGTCAGTTGCCTTGTCGATGTATCGATGTTTCGTCAGCAAGGCCCGTTGGCGGGACTGTATACCGCCATGGAACATAGAGAAGCCGATTGGTACATTGTTGTGCCATCCGACTTGCCACGAATGACAACGGCCGTTTTTACTGAGCTTAAAGCGAATGCATGCCCGTCATGCGATGCCATTATTCCGATGGTAAACGAAGTGGCGGAACCATTAGTTGGACTTTACGCCGCACAGGTAAAGCCAGTGATTAAACGTCAGCTAAAGGGCGGAAAACGATCTGTTCATAAAATGCTGAATGAATTACGTGTAAGGTATGTCCGTTTCGATGATGCTGAAGCATTCCAAAACATTAATACCCCGGCGGATTATGAGTGTATGGAGAGGGAGGACTGA
- the glp gene encoding gephyrin-like molybdotransferase Glp, with amino-acid sequence MQVENGKPRRPIQVGEAMSHVMRFARKGTVEHIPIEQCYGRHLGEPLVASHQVPPFNKSPYDGFAIRACDTSECTRVQPKRFEVIGTIGAGALFEETVQQYQAVRIMTGAAIPDGCDAVVMLERGRHYHEAGTDFVDFNYVVKTGENISFAGEDTEAGAVLVTEGEPINPGVTALLATFGYAQVPVSRKPTVGVLSTGSELLEIGEAMEPGKIRNSNAAMLQAQIQRAGGEVIYFGQCEDDLEASLSRVEAAFEQVDILLTTGGVSVGDFDYLPAIYEWMQANVLFNKIAMRPGSVTTAAEKDGRILFGLSGNPSACYIGFELYVYPLIRSFLRSDSPYRRQAHAFLGADFPKANPYDRFVRGALTIQEGVLIATPVGLDKSNVVTSLAGADCLIMLPHGTKGYERGAQVTVFLLEDEKGASRSGFEQTIAIH; translated from the coding sequence GTGCAAGTGGAAAATGGAAAACCTAGACGTCCAATTCAAGTAGGGGAAGCAATGTCTCACGTCATGCGTTTTGCGAGGAAAGGTACAGTCGAGCACATACCGATTGAACAATGTTATGGTCGCCATTTGGGAGAACCGCTGGTAGCAAGTCACCAAGTCCCGCCGTTCAATAAATCGCCGTATGATGGGTTTGCCATTCGAGCTTGTGATACGAGTGAGTGCACACGGGTTCAGCCGAAGCGTTTTGAAGTCATTGGAACGATTGGGGCAGGAGCGCTGTTCGAAGAAACGGTGCAACAATATCAAGCCGTTCGGATTATGACAGGAGCAGCGATTCCTGATGGTTGTGATGCCGTAGTTATGCTCGAGAGAGGTCGCCACTACCATGAAGCGGGGACGGATTTCGTTGATTTTAATTACGTCGTCAAGACAGGTGAAAACATTTCCTTTGCCGGTGAAGACACAGAGGCAGGAGCCGTCCTTGTCACCGAAGGAGAACCCATCAATCCAGGGGTAACCGCTCTGTTGGCGACATTTGGCTACGCTCAAGTTCCTGTTAGCCGCAAACCGACTGTTGGTGTTCTTTCGACGGGAAGTGAGTTGCTGGAGATCGGGGAAGCGATGGAGCCTGGAAAGATCCGAAATAGCAATGCGGCTATGCTGCAGGCGCAAATCCAGAGAGCGGGTGGGGAAGTCATTTATTTTGGCCAATGTGAAGATGACCTGGAGGCTAGTTTATCACGTGTGGAAGCCGCCTTTGAACAGGTGGATATTCTGCTAACCACCGGTGGCGTATCTGTTGGGGATTTTGATTACTTACCCGCCATTTATGAGTGGATGCAGGCGAACGTCCTTTTCAACAAAATAGCGATGCGGCCGGGCAGTGTGACAACTGCCGCCGAGAAGGATGGAAGAATCTTGTTCGGTCTCTCAGGAAATCCATCGGCTTGCTATATTGGCTTCGAGCTTTACGTGTATCCATTGATCAGGTCTTTCCTCCGTTCAGACTCGCCTTATCGCCGTCAAGCACATGCGTTTCTTGGCGCGGATTTTCCAAAAGCGAATCCGTACGATCGGTTTGTCAGAGGGGCGCTTACGATACAAGAAGGTGTCTTGATTGCTACGCCGGTAGGTTTGGATAAATCAAATGTGGTGACCTCGCTTGCCGGAGCGGATTGTCTCATCATGCTCCCGCACGGCACAAAGGGATATGAACGAGGCGCGCAGGTGACGGTGTTTTTATTAGAGGATGAAAAGGGCGCATCACGTAGTGGATTTGAGCAGACAATCGCTATTCATTGA
- a CDS encoding Crp/Fnr family transcriptional regulator: MQTSVLEQPTAKTFNLSTELRDLLYRLGTERKIEKDTYLFHEGDKADEIYILKSGLIQINKLTSDGKEMILRICKKEDIFGELTLFGEQPTYLLSSLVIESGEVFVIKTKLLEEALMSNGSLTLEYLKWVNNHMRKFQSKIRDLLLNGKKGALYSTLIRLANSYGTETAEGIRINLSLTNQELAKFCAATRESVNRMLSELRKQGAIRMTKDNHILILDMAYLKQQINCEHCPIEVCNIN; this comes from the coding sequence GTGCAAACGAGTGTCTTAGAACAGCCGACCGCCAAAACATTTAACTTATCCACTGAGCTTCGCGATTTGCTTTATCGACTTGGTACCGAACGCAAAATTGAGAAGGATACGTATTTGTTCCACGAAGGTGATAAGGCAGATGAAATTTATATTCTGAAAAGTGGCCTTATCCAAATCAATAAGTTGACTTCAGATGGAAAAGAAATGATCCTCCGTATTTGCAAAAAAGAAGACATTTTCGGAGAGCTGACGTTGTTTGGTGAACAGCCGACGTACCTTTTAAGCTCTCTCGTTATCGAGTCGGGTGAAGTCTTTGTGATTAAGACAAAGTTATTGGAGGAGGCCTTAATGAGTAATGGGTCTCTGACGCTTGAATATCTAAAATGGGTCAACAATCATATGCGGAAATTCCAGTCCAAAATTCGGGATCTATTATTGAACGGCAAAAAAGGCGCGCTTTATTCCACATTAATCCGGCTGGCGAATAGCTACGGGACGGAAACAGCCGAAGGAATTCGCATCAATCTCAGCCTTACGAATCAAGAGTTGGCGAAGTTTTGCGCCGCGACGCGAGAAAGTGTAAACCGAATGCTCTCTGAGTTGCGGAAGCAGGGCGCCATTCGAATGACGAAAGACAATCATATTCTCATCCTAGATATGGCTTATTTAAAACAGCAAATCAATTGCGAACATTGCCCGATTGAGGTGTGCAATATCAACTGA